One window from the genome of Cryptococcus tetragattii IND107 chromosome 2, whole genome shotgun sequence encodes:
- a CDS encoding 60S ribosomal protein eL27: MTPVKMVKIYKPGKVAVVLSGRQAGKKVVVIKQQDDGTKERPYPHAVVAGIERYPLKVTKNMGKKRIARRSKVKPFIKVVNYAHLLPTRYMLELESLKGSVSSETFKEPTQREESKKAIKKAFEERYQKGQNRWFFSKLRF; the protein is encoded by the exons ATGACCCCG GTAAAA ATGGTCAAGA TCTACAAGCCCGGAAAAGTCGCTGTCGTCCTCTCTGGTCGTCAAGCCGGCAAGAAggtcgtcgtcatcaagCAGCAAGACGACGGGACCAAGGAGCGACCTTACCCCCACGCCGTTGTTGCTGGCATTGAGAG GTACCCCCTCAAGGTGACCAAGAACATGGGCAAGAAGCGAATTGCTCGTCGATCCAAGGTTAAGCCTTTCATCAAGGTCGTCAACTACgcccacctcctccccacCCGATACATGCTCGAGCTCGAGTCTCTCAAGGGTTCCGTTTCCTCTGAGACCTTCAAGGAGCCTACCCAGAGGGAGGAGTCCAAGAAGGCCATCAAGAAGGCTTTCGAGGAGAGGTACCAGAAGGGACAGAACAGGTGGT TCTTTTCCAAGTTGCGATTCTAA